A single region of the Mechercharimyces sp. CAU 1602 genome encodes:
- a CDS encoding Rrf2 family transcriptional regulator: MRMKSGMEHAMYTLALLAKIPSRTSLSAEALSTRLSVSTSYFKKGMRQLVTADLVRSTPGVGGGFSLARPASQITMLEVYQAVEGKGSLYRAEGVKDRFFSCESMADGSDCTFARLMARAEAAWVQVLEEETLAKMVTEMETNCSPQQLRDLERWIQTQIK, from the coding sequence ATGCGAATGAAATCGGGTATGGAACATGCTATGTATACGTTAGCACTTCTTGCTAAAATTCCGAGTAGAACAAGTTTAAGTGCAGAAGCTCTTAGTACGAGGCTGTCTGTTTCCACATCTTATTTTAAAAAGGGGATGAGACAGCTCGTAACTGCAGATTTAGTTCGTTCTACACCAGGGGTAGGTGGCGGGTTTTCGCTTGCACGTCCTGCTTCTCAAATTACGATGCTAGAAGTGTATCAAGCGGTTGAGGGGAAGGGATCCCTTTATCGAGCAGAGGGTGTGAAGGATCGCTTTTTTTCATGTGAATCGATGGCAGACGGGAGCGATTGTACTTTTGCCAGGTTGATGGCACGAGCAGAAGCTGCATGGGTTCAGGTATTGGAAGAAGAGACGTTAGCAAAGATGGTAACGGAGATGGAAACAAATTGTTCACCACAGCAGTTGCGCGACTTGGAGAGATGGATACAGACACAGATAAAATAG
- a CDS encoding DUF3679 domain-containing protein: MKYTGQVTLLLLVLLFGIFLGIDTAEDSIQEMQGQEGASQALEIRPEDGWVEIEVLGEEFTTEYPVDKINIRAVETLKQEASEATIGPSSNQLAIWGNQVGTGLEEGARTTLVKILSIFKKENQQEEEPAEYQPVSPFEPGER; this comes from the coding sequence ATGAAATATACTGGACAAGTAACCTTGCTCCTGCTCGTACTCCTCTTTGGCATATTTCTAGGAATAGATACGGCAGAAGATAGCATTCAGGAGATGCAGGGGCAGGAGGGCGCTTCGCAAGCATTGGAGATTCGTCCTGAAGATGGATGGGTAGAGATAGAGGTTTTGGGCGAAGAGTTTACGACAGAGTATCCAGTGGACAAGATTAACATTCGAGCGGTCGAAACATTGAAACAGGAAGCAAGCGAGGCGACGATTGGTCCCTCTTCCAATCAATTGGCAATATGGGGAAATCAAGTGGGGACAGGTTTAGAAGAAGGGGCTCGTACCACGCTGGTCAAGATCCTCTCTATTTTTAAAAAAGAGAATCAACAAGAAGAGGAGCCAGCGGAGTATCAACCTGTTTCTCCTTTTGAACCAGGAGAACGGTAA